The window AGTTTTTATTGTATCAACAAGAGTGGTAACACGGGCATATACCTCGTCTCTTATTTTTAAGAGACGAGTTTTTTTTATATAAATTTATGTAGGGGGTGTTTAAAGAAAGAGTAAGTTAGTGCTTCACTTTAATGATTTAAATTGATAAAGTGGATTTAAATAAAAATATGAGAGGGGAAATTTGAAATGTTTAAAAAAATTGTTAATAAAATGATTGTTGTAGTTATGGTTTTATGTTTAGGAATGGTTTTCACAGGATGTGGGAAAAGTGATATTTCTCAATATGAAAAAATAAAAGAATCAGGAAAAATAGTAGTTGGTACTAGTGCGGACTATCCACCATATGAATTTCACACAGAAATAAATGGAAAAGATGAAATAGTTGGATTTGATATTGAAATTGCAAAAGAAATAGCTAAGGATATGGGCGTTGAACTTGAAATTAAGGATATGGATTTTGGAGGACTACTTGCAGCTTTAAATACAGGAACAGTTGATTTTGTAGTAGCTGGAATGACACCTACTGATGAGAGAAAAGAAAAAGTTGATTTTACTAATATATACTATAATGCAACTCAAGCTGTAGTTGTTAAAGTGGAAAATAAAGATAAAATAAAGTCAATGGATGATTTAAAAGGTAAAAAAATAGGAGTTCAAATGGGATCTATTCAAGAAGGTATAGCTAAAGATCAGGTAGAAGAAGCTGAAGTTAAGTCTCTTGGAAAAGTGTCTGACCTTATGCTTGAACTTAAAAATGATAAAGTGGATGCTCTAATAGTGGAACTTCCTGTAGCAAAAGCTTATGTAAATAAAAATAGTGATCTTGGACTTACAAATGTAACTGTAAAAGATGAAACAGGTGGATCTGCTATAGCTATAAAAAAAGGAAGTAAAGAACTTACAGATCAGATGAATAAGACGTTAGATAAATTAGTTAAAGAAAACAAAATAGAAGAATTTGTGGTTAAAGCGACAGATATGATTGATTAGGAGTTGAGTATAGTGGATTTTTCTTTTTTTAGTAAGTATTATATGTTCTTTTTAATAGGAACTAAAAACACAGTTTTACTTTCAATATGTTCAGTATTTATAGGTGTAATATTAGGTCTTTTTAT is drawn from Tepidibacter hydrothermalis and contains these coding sequences:
- a CDS encoding ABC transporter substrate-binding protein yields the protein MFKKIVNKMIVVVMVLCLGMVFTGCGKSDISQYEKIKESGKIVVGTSADYPPYEFHTEINGKDEIVGFDIEIAKEIAKDMGVELEIKDMDFGGLLAALNTGTVDFVVAGMTPTDERKEKVDFTNIYYNATQAVVVKVENKDKIKSMDDLKGKKIGVQMGSIQEGIAKDQVEEAEVKSLGKVSDLMLELKNDKVDALIVELPVAKAYVNKNSDLGLTNVTVKDETGGSAIAIKKGSKELTDQMNKTLDKLVKENKIEEFVVKATDMID